From Rhododendron vialii isolate Sample 1 chromosome 7a, ASM3025357v1:
ACCAATATGACTCGTTGGTCAAACATCAAGGAAATGGATCTAATGAATAACAACCTAGGAGGCGAAATGCCTGTTGTGGTGAGCTCTCTGTCAAGTCTCACACGATTGGGTCTTGGTCTAAACAATTTCAGAGGATTGATACCGGCCTCGTTCGGAAATCTCTCTGAGCTGTCTGCGCTTTCTTTGTCGGACAACAAGCTAGTCGGAAGCATTCCTTTCGAACTTGGACGACTTTCCAAATTACATTTTCTTCAGCTGTCTTCGAACAACTTGACTGGTATGATTCCTCCCCAGCTTTACAACATGTCGTCACTCAGATTTGTTTCTCTAGTCGCGAACCAATTGCATGGAAGCCTTTCCCCAGATTTCGGTTTGGCTCTTCCAAAGCTACAAGAAGTTTATATTGGTTCTAACCATTTCAATGGGCCTATTCCGTCATCAATAGGCAATGCTTCTAGAATAGTCAAACTCGATATTACAAATAATACAATTAACGGGCCCACACCAAAAAGTCTGGGAAACCTTAAAgatcttgaattttttggggCAGCTATGAATCAACTTGAAACTAATAGAGGGAATGAATTGAGTAACGTTATGAATACGCTTTCCAACTGTTCCAATCTACGAAGGTTTAGTTTAGCAACAAATAACTTTAGTGGTTTGTTGCCCCATTCCATCGCAAATCTCTCAAAATTTTTAAGTCAATTGCATCTTCAAGAGAACTACATATCTGGAAGCATACCTGTTGGGATTGCGAACCTTCTGAACTTACAGGGTATCATAGTATTTGGGAACATGCTTAGCGGCAGTATTCCTGAATCCATTGGTAAACtcaccaagttggaacaaattTATATGTATGCAAATGACATCTCAGGAAAAATCCCATCCTCCATTGGAAACCTGAGCCAGCTAAGCATCCTT
This genomic window contains:
- the LOC131332710 gene encoding putative receptor-like protein kinase At3g47110, coding for MATSSTTAVPMSNETDRQALLAIKDLVQGDAFPVFRSWNHSVHFCKWDRVTCGRNLTFLRAIDLSNNFHGIIPKEIVRLYRLQQLFLANNSFEGKLPTNMTRWSNIKEMDLMNNNLGGEMPVVVSSLSSLTRLGLGLNNFRGLIPASFGNLSELSALSLSDNKLVGSIPFELGRLSKLHFLQLSSNNLTGMIPPQLYNMSSLRFVSLVANQLHGSLSPDFGLALPKLQEVYIGSNHFNGPIPSSIGNASRIVKLDITNNTINGPTPKSLGNLKDLEFFGAAMNQLETNRGNELSNVMNTLSNCSNLRRFSLATNNFSGLLPHSIANLSKFLSQLHLQENYISGSIPVGIANLLNLQGIIVFGNMLSGSIPESIGKLTKLEQIYMYANDISGKIPSSIGNLSQLSILALAENRLEERIPDSLGNCKRLLAIDFGSNNLTGTITGQIFRLSSLSIGLFLGGNQLTGPIPTIGNLRNLEQLDISDNKLSGGIPASLSSFQVLESLSLAGNHSEGTIPESLSQLKGIQFLDLSRNNLSGQIPKFLGELNSLQSLNLSYNMFEGEIPIDGLFKNASAFSVVGNSKLCGGVEELQLPACPAKVRESMVLFTKGFSTLLEKQLL